Genomic window (Nomia melanderi isolate GNS246 chromosome 14, iyNomMela1, whole genome shotgun sequence):
CGAGTTCGCGTGTTAACTATTTCCGGCGGAAAGTTTCCGTTATACACCGTTCGTTCGCGTCTCTCTTGGGTCATTGTGCGTCCTTGGAAATCTGACTAGCACGTGGATTCTCGAAcgcataaattaatgaattcccTTTCCCTGACAGTTCCGTTGCACCATTCCACCGATCCCCGTTGCACATAATCGCGCGGCTCGACGTTGATAAACGAACACGACACTCGCGCGGGTTTTCGTTAATACTGAAATGCGAAAAGAAACGTtctttttagaatttattcatcCCCACTGATCGTACAGAGCCGATGTCGAACATCGTCGCCTTCTCTCTCGtgccgaaaaaaaaagaaaagaaatctctTCCCCGTGACGGAAAGCTTCCAACGTTTGTTCATttagttttcctttttcctcgtcGTGCAGCATTCATTTGCGAGGTGCACAGCAGCAACTTATCGGACAGTTGTCAGCGATATTTCTGAATCGGCGAGTATCACGCATTCCCTTGTACAATACTTTCGTCCCGAACATCAGTTACAATCGGTGTTCCACACGTACACTTTGCACAATACAAGTTTATCGCCAACGTTATTATGATCCTCTCTCGGCAGTGATGTCGCACTGtccagaaaaaaaaagaaaaaaatctgcTCGTTCAACGGGAAATCACATTCCTCTCGAAGCTTGCGATACCAACGCTAAGAGAGACACGCACAACAGTACACAGAAAtatctaaatataatatatgtacaatatatatcttaacGAGTAGCAAAGAAAAAGAATTccagaagtatataaaatcaCAAACGACGGTTGGACGAGAGAAGTACGACGATACCATGTTCTCGTGTGACATACGTAAAAGAAAAGTTTCTTCTTAAAGCTTTCTCTCATCCacttctctcactctctctctctctctttctctctcgtcggATACAAACGCTGCAACTTAATATCGAAGACGCGTGAAAAATCTTACACTCTAAAGCGACGGTTGTCCCTGAATCATACGATTGActgtgaatattaaaaaaaaaaacaaaacaaaagagaGATAGCTTCTACGGAAAACACGTGTACCGATACTTAACCGCAACTGCTACAAGAGAAACGAAAGGACGAAACGAATCTGAAACTCTTATACGTTGCAACATGtataaattctttctttttctttttggcAAACAAAACAACGGGCCCCCGCGGAACATGCACACCGACCGACTGCTTTGTCGTGCAACATCACTGTCAGGAGTTCAGCCATGTCGCACACGCGCAAAACCATCTTGCCATAACGCCGTACAAGATCAGTCTATAATATTCGTAACGAGAAGCTTCCGACTTTGTCGTGTTTACGGTTTCTCACGGATTGGACTTACTGAGAAAGCTAACCAGCATTCGTTCATGCCTCGCACTCAGACGAGCGAATCTCTTAAGTATCGCGATCCTGAGTGTCGCGGAGTTTGACGTTAGTTAATTCTTGCTATTGCTACGCGGACTTGCCGGTTGACTGTTCGCCTGTTGCGCACGTTGTATATAAATGTTCAAAAGCTTCAACTTGCTGGTGTACAAACAGCTCAAATGCGGCTTCAATACCTCCTCGCCGACTGCCAAGTGTATCGCTACCATGCAGAAGACGGCGCTCTTGCGTACCGCACTCTCGTTATCGTCATAAGCCTGTGGAAATAAAGTTCATTGTTAACACCATCATCGAAGCTAAAACTGATGCCACTTTCCAAGCTTTAACTTTTCAGCTTTAAACTAATGCGATGCTGTCACAATATGTTTCAACTTGCCTTAATAAGACCGGGCATAACTTTGGATAGATGAGGTTCTATCGCATCCCGACCCCAGTGTTCCACTACTTTGTGCAACATTTTTATCGCCCCCATATTCAAAGGATACGGTTCTGTGGTGATTATAGTTGAGACTAAATGAATGATCTGCTCCGGCTTGAGAACCATCGCTATTGTCGCAGCGCATTTCTCTGCCATCCAGTGAACCTAATTTTTCATACAGCATTGTTAATAACCTGGAGCATTGGATTACTCTTGACAAGTAGCATTATTTCATGTAAGATACTCACGGGAGATCTCGTGTTACTGCTGCTACCGGAAGAATCTTGTTTTTGATCGTCCAATTTGTACGCGTTAATTACTTTTAGAACAAGCAGCTCGGGGTAAACGGAAAAACTGTCCACGAGTTCAGGACACTTCAGCATGTCAATCAGCGTTTGAAGTACTTCTCCTTGCATTTTCTTGCTATCGTTAGTTAAACTGTCTAACAGTGTTTTGAGCAATTTTCTAAAAGTAGAaggggaaaaatacaaattacaattGTCGTAGTGCCGCCTCAATAAATACAAACAGATGAAGAAACACCTTACTTGAAATGCTGTTTGATGTACGCGGGATCTCCTTCTCGAACGTATAATTGGAACTCTTGTAGAGCTAATACTTTTTCTTCGATCTGGGTCATCTTCGACTGTAGCGTTTTAATCATATTATCTAAGACTTCCGGCCTTTTTGACGAATCAGGCGAAGACCCTGCTATATATCAAAATGTTAAACATATTGAATCCATGAAGCGAAAAGTTCATTGAATGTAAATTAGTAAACATACTATGCGCTTTGTAGCCATTATTTTCTTGAGGTAGTATGAGATCTCCTGCGATCGTATCACTCGATCCATTAACGGTGATGTTCGTGACTGACCGTCCTCTTTGAGTGGGCGATGAAACGGAGGAAGAACGACCCTACCAAACCCAAAGAGCGATATAAAAAGAAGTCGTGTTTTACGAGTGACACATATCAACGTCCAGTGTTTCTTACCGAATTACATAACGTGAGACCTTCCATTTTTTCTTCCACGTCGGCCATATTGCTGATGCCGCTATCTTTGCTGGTGGTTGCTCTCTCCAAACGCTCGAAACCATAGTTCTGAATTTCCGCAGTGGTGCGCCTTAACGACCTGTGGggaatactttaaaattaaaatgacgAAGAATGAAAAGTAATCGGATGTTCGACACACGAATGCACCAATGACTTACTTATAAACTTCTTCCAAATTCTCGTCAGCGTTGTCTATTTTAACCAACAGCTCTTCTTTAACCTTCGAACGGGCCGGTGAACTTTGTGCTCTGGGAGGTGGAGTGCCAGGCGACGCTGGATTACTGGAACCCGAGGATTTTCTCAGGTGATTCTGTACCAGTGGCAATGCAGCTTCCTACGGTGTTCAAAATGACATTACACGACGGTACAGTACAAGATAGAATTACAGCCAGCTGTTAAGCACACTCTCTAACCTGATAATACTTAGGTAATTCGGATAATATCATGGTCACTTTCGGGGGGTTTAAATTGTACAGTGATATTACGGCGTTTTGTGCATGTCTCCTGACGTCTTGACTTTTAACGTCGTTGGACCAATCGAGTAACCTTGCGAGTGCTGTCCCCGCGGAATTAATTAACGCGGACGGTTCTGCCGTTTCCGCTATTTGCGTGATGAACGTGAGGGTAGCTATCTTCACGCGGGAATTCGGAGTTTGCGTTGGATCTGTGAGATATCTCATCACCGCGGGCAGTAGCTGTTCTCCTGGGAAACATTCTCTGCGAAGATATCGTCAATAATTATTACTGAATCTTATTTAAGATTGATGTTTAATACAAGGGTAAGCTTTTGGAAATGCATCACCCTGTATGTAAGTTAAGAGGTCACATGTTACAGCTCACCTGACGACATCGAGTGTCTTGTGAATTTTCGCCTGGATCGATCCAAGCAGATCGGTACCTAATTTATTCAAGAGCCTCGCGCACAGGACATAAAGCCAGTCGCCGAGATCTTCGCTGTGAGTGGCGACCAGTTCATTCAGTGTGTCCAGAAATAAACTGAAGACCTTTGTATGGGAGTCCATGAACATTTTGGTGAAAATATCTGTCACCTTGCGCAACTCCGTCGCCGTGAGCGTGTTCCCGTTCGAAAGGAAATGTTGCAAGCCTACCAAACCCTCTTTCCTGTCTCCCCAATGTTTATGCgcacaattttcaataatttccttAATATCCTGCAAAACAACGTTCCCATGTAATGTAACGGTGCACAGTACGACGAATGATAATAACGACTGTTAAACAGGAATCTTATTTGTGAAATAAAGAATCTCGTTTTCTATGGCAGAAGAGTATAGTACATTTGTATGGAGTATAACGGATACGAATAGTAAAGTTAACAAACCTTCGGGATAGACTGATCCCACATATCACGGTACAGTCTTTGCTGGGAGCCACTCCATGAGAACGACTAATGGGTAGATGGACGATGGACAGATATGGAGAACAGAACGGCGCATCGCGTTAGTCCAAACCAAACAAATACGCCGCAACAAAACCAAAAGAAAAAACCAGACATGCGTTATCTACATTGTTGTAGGATGCTGGAAGCACTGGTCGCTCAAGCTTCCGAATTTAAGAGTCTACCCTCGCGAGGGTAGTGATTAGGAAATCGGTATGTGTTCGATGAGAAACGGGAACCCACAGAGAAATATCTAAATcgctatattgtattataaaataaaaacgattCAACACCGTGAATTTATAGAACGGAAATGACAATGCCTTTGCGTGAGCGTACAGCATGACGTTTCTTGAACCCGAAAGCTAATAATCTTCGAACTGCGCAGCAAATGGTAAcccttaaatgaaaataatattgcagCCGCATATGTGGTATATAAGTATCTTTCTCGCACATAAACATTAGAGAAGCGTTAATAAATCAAGTGAACATATATTAAGAAAGCATGGTGTACAGTAATTATCTGAAGTATGTCTATAATGTTAATGCAGAGGGATAATTCTTGTTGCAATGTATTTGAGAAATAATGTACAAGTGTGCTGGTATTCGATCTTGTGCCGCAAGTCAGTTGCCAAGTAACGCGTTTAATCGTTCGTTCGATGAGCATTTCGCATGAAAACGGCTTCATGAATATGTTATTACTACTTAATTACTTAACTCTTCTACTTCGATCGTAAGATGAGCACTGCTTTTTATCACTATGCCAAGATTTCATAATACTCTGTTACTTACGTCATTCGGTCGTCTGAAGCTGTCCATACTCCTTTCAGAACATATACTGCTGGTTTCACTGTCGTCACTATGATCACCTTTACCCCTTGGCGTTCTCGTGTAACTATCGATATTATCAAAGGTGAGCGCATCCGCCAGTGCCGATTCCGCTTCACGCGATTGTTGAAGCATTTTCTGTGCCATGACCGGTCTAGACTGAGGTCTGTCCGTCGGAGACATGTGTAAGCTTCTTCCTCTGATccagtaaaaaaaatatgtttcatagaattattctttcattGTGTTAATACAAGAACACTTGTACCGTGTAACTGTCAAGTAACACACCGTATTTTACTAGCGAAACTCCTATCCATTCCAAACCTTTGTGGGCTAGGTTCACGGCTGTTGCCAGTGCTTCTGATTCCATGTCCAGATAACCGCCTCGGTCTTGCGATCAAGGATTCTCCTTCGCGATTATACGTAGCGTAACTCAGTCTAGATGACGGTGATCCCGACCGACTGCTGGCTGTTGCCGTGCAATACAGAAATGAAAATCCTTCTTATATATCATGTTTCTTCAAAGGGAGCCTTTCTTTCTACTTACGCTGAGATTGCGACACTCCGGAcattctcgttctcgttcttgCGGTTCTTTCTGGACTAGCCACCGCTGTGGTGTCTGGTGATTTACTGGGACGTGCTGAATGAAGCAATAATAGTATGTCAGTTTGCTTGAAATCGCGTATCACAACAAAGTTGAAAAGGAAATTCAAATAAGCAACACTCACGGAGGGACGCTTTCTGCCTACTAATGTTTGCATACATCATCCTCGCTTTCGCTCTTTGTGCGGCTTGCAGATCTATGGCGCTGGTAGATCTAACTCCCGGCGTGCCACGATCTGAGAAAAAGTTTAGAGGCTAATATACATAAGAGTGTATTGGTGGCATGGTTGTGTATCGGATGCATGGGTGCAATATTCTAAAGTCGCTGTGATCATTGAAGCAACAGACAGGACTATGACAATTACAATGACTATCAGTGGGTCTCTGTAGAACTGGGATACCAGACTGACGATAAGACCGCGGCAAGGACGGGGTACGTCTGAGCGGGCCGTGTGGTTGACCCGCAGTCTGATGCAAATTTTCCGTACTACCTTCATATGTTTAACGCAAAGAAGAGTCACAAAAGCAGCATGAAAAAAAGTGATAAGTATTTTACACTGCATTGCTCTTTCACTGACCGATACTCTATTTACATTTAGCTTGATTATTAGGTCACTCCATAATTTTATGTTTCCACGTAAATTTATGGAACGACCTAATTATATCCATTAGAAATATCATATTGGAATTAagtgagaaaaaaaaacagaaaaaaatgtagTTCACCTGTGGCACTCATCGCTGGTCTGGCTGTCCTAGGACTGACACTCGCCGATCTTGTTACTACATTCAAACTGTTAATACTACCACTATTGCTAAGAGACATTAAAGAACGTTTGTACGCAGTGTCAAGACTGTTGAGCAACGCTTCCGCTTGCTCTGGGAAATGATCTTTGAATGCCCAATACGacctgaaaatatttcatatgtatttatttgtatatcagAGTATGAAGCTTGATCATTCAATGACAACTCACTTCCTGGCGAAAGCTCTTGCTTCCGAATCCGAATCCGCGATACCCTTTTTGATAGTGTCTTGTAATATCTGTACATGTTTCTGTAATATCTGGGTAGGCCACGTTTGCAGAATTAGATTCAGATACTCGCACGATGCTCGACGTATGTCTTTACTTTTGTTACTTAAACACGACGTGATAATTGGCACGTAACGATTGCAGTGTGTGTTTTGTAGAATGAACCTCACAGCCACAGCACCAGCTGTTGCCACAACCTGTATGTGCATATTTGTTGACACAAGTTACTTCATTTTGTTACGGTTTCCATACGTCAGCCGCGTTACCGGCAATTTATCAGGAATCTTACCTTGGCACTATTTTGTATGAGGTTCATTAAGGTGAGTAAGACTGTCTCTCCAAAGCTGGCGAACTTATTTTTCAAGTGTTGACTAAGAAACGCTAAAGTAATACACGCTTCCCTGACAACTTGCGACCTGAGGTCCGTACACGCGACCTCGAATGATCTCTGCATGCTCTTCAAACATTCGATGAAGTTCTCGTAGTTTATACCACCCGCAATGACAATCGATCGCAATTTTTTCATCTGATAGAAAAGATTAAGTTTATTAGGTATATTTATCCCGGCTTAGACCGCTGTATCCTATGAGAACAATTTAATTTTGACAATGTACGTACACTCTCTGTCCTCTGTTTCCAATCTTTCTTGTCGTCGCCAACATTTTCTTTAATGACTTTCATCTGTTCATCAAGATCCTTCGCTGAAAACAAGTTGACAGATGGCACATCTTCGAACGCTGTGAGGAAAGTTTCCTCATCGACTGCACCGGCCTGACCTATATATagtaatgataattttatacaacCATAGAGATACATaaacatttgtaaataatacttGTCACTTATAATATTACTTTGCAATGTTCATGGCATCCGATTATGGCGTTTCggttaatgatttttattatgacAATCTCGGAAACGTTTAATGAATTTTACCCTTGAACATATGATATCTTtggattaataaaaattcaatgactGTGTATCATACAATACCTTATTGTTTTAAACGTATTGTGCTTCACGGAATTATGGAGTAAACAATGTGACATAAAAAGCGGTGCAGAAAGATCAAATACGTATAAGCATTTCGGTAAACATCACGCTTGCGTTAGATTAAGTACAATTCAATTCAGCAAATGAATAAAACAAAGCAATGATATGCAAGGACTTTAAACCAAAATATGTACGGTACATGATCGGTATTAATTCAATGGAATTTTCCTAATCTCTTATTCTTGTCATTTATACCATGATGGTTGTTTATAAGAAGGgggtaaaaaatataaatataacaagatTTTAACGTAACATACAGAACTTATCACAGGAACCACCATGATATAAAATAGAACTAGTTAAGCCAATGGAGTTTTAGATACCTGCTGCTGATTTTATTGATACGTTTCTTTTCACGGTTGCTGCCCTTGGAACCGTTTGCAGAGTATTACCAGGTTGAGCTGTCATGCAAGCCAATAATTAGCATTCTTGTCACCCAAAATATCAATAGCGATATCGACATTTTACCGGTGATCATTGTAAAgacatcattaatattatttcagatGCTGAGCCACATTAAAAGTAAAAGCATAGGAGTTATAAGTTAGCACGCTTCACATCTGTGCAGTGGTTGCAAGAAAAATATGTGCTTCTATAGATAGTTACAAGATTTGCAACACTTATACAAGATAATCGAAACAgtgatgttttatataaatagctTGTAGCACACAAAACACTTTGATTGACATATAACAcaacaaataaaagtttatcaaataaaaattaataattaaatgtatcaTTTAGGAACCATAAACacaagttatttaaaaatacttagtaaATACCTGAGGaatacctatttttatttctgCCTCTAAtgaatatacttttaaatatactctaaaatatactatattttactttactgtACTTTACTGGTCTACAAGTTGAATCATTTTAAATTACACCTGCTtcactatattataatatgtatcatgctcaaaataaacaaataaaaaataattgttatctttcagcgttattaatttatacacaATTACATTTGTTAATGACCGTctattaaacctatatataCCTATAGCAGAGGGAGGAGCTTTTGCAGGACCAAATTGTCCCCTTTTTGGAGGAATAGTTGACCTCTTCACGGGAGCTGATTTAATctgcaatatttaataatacatatttacaaattcatttCTTATAGATCcacttaagaaaataataacattataagaAACACTTACAGCTCTATCCGTCTCATCCGTGCTCTTTCCAACTGcaataagagaaattgaaataagcATTAGACTAGCAGAAATATTATGCTTGTTAAATGCAGCTGATTAATTCGTAGAACATAATCTATTGTAGTCAACAATACATCTATTTTTAGAACTGTGTACCTAAGTCTGGATAGAGCCATGGCGGCTTATGAATGTCACAATGGCATCCTCTTGCTCTAGCACCTGGGTGCTTCACAATGTTATCCCACTGAAGAATCCATCTACTACTCGGATCCCATATTTTATGATCAATACTAGGATACTTTTTTAATCCTCTGTGCAAGCAGCGGTGGCCGCTTGACACTATCACACCAGCATCATTCATTTTACAGGGGAATTTACAATTACTGTATACAGTCAACGAAGAATAGAAACTCTGAATGATTTCATACACTGTGTAGAATATAACTCTGTCCTCAACATGATTTCAGGAAACACCATTAAAGTGTGAGAAATCTTCATTGTGGCATAACCAGTTAACGTGATCTTCTGATTTCCTTTGAAATTAACAACTTGCTAATTAAGATGGCACACATCGATAAACGTAATATTTTCGTAAGAGGTGCAAAAAGTAACCATTCACTCGGAGGGGGAAAAAATGACCAGAAAATCCTGAGCGTGCACGTGAAATCATCGATGTAtcctaattatttaaaaaacatttggaaaatgaatttccatttccaattttttttagtAGAAATTCTTGTACCGCGCATTTTTGAATACTCCATGTGTCATGATTTGAAGTATCGACAAGTGCGCcggtaaaaataatttaccgaATTGTTTAAGTAAGAAAGGAATCCCTGGCGACTAGTTTCTCGTaccaattaaatttctttgatcGTGAAGAACAAGAATGAAACCGGTTCGAGGAACTGCAGCGATTTTTACGCATTAATCTGTTTCCGTGATTGCAGACATTTTCCATTCATCGCTTTGATTATTCCTCGTTACACAATATCGGAATGGTAAAggtaacaattattaatcaacGATATAAAGCGTTATGAACCCGTGTTTCCGATCGAACTCGATATTGAGCACGAGTTCAACGCGCTAAGGTGAGAAGCTAGATTTGCATCCGTGATATCACTCGTAATAAGTGCGGCAATGAGACACGAGAGAGTTATTTTCTCACGTTACAGATAACGCGTGGCTATATCCTCGTTAAATTACATCGGCTGAAATGAACATCCAACGAAATTCCCATTacaaatggaaaagaaaaatagtaGACTTTCTCCGTTCTGGTCCGACCggtaaaaatcaaaattcattccgGTCGATAAGAACAAAGGATTATCATTCCGGTCGATAACAACGAAGGATTATCATAGTCGATAAGAatgcaaaaaaaaatattcattccgcTCGAATAAATTTCAGATTAAACCTTCCTCGGGCAGCACGACGATTATCTTTCCGTTTTACGTAACAATTTTTCCACAAGCACCGACGGCACatttaaaggaaaaaaagaaggaaaaatgaATTGTATTTCCAAGGATCATTGCGTCACGAACGCCGCGTGTGGCGTTTACGCGTAATTCATTACCGCGCACCCATACACTCACACATAAACACACACGTGTCCGAACACGAGTCCCTCGTCTACAATGCAACTTCTTCGAGCATCTTTCATTTACCTCCGGACAATTTACCTTTCACACGGCACGACAAACAGCGCGGTCCTTTCTAGAAAATAACGTTCGATCATCGAGGACGATCTTCCCTAATGGAAAACGGTAGGGAAAAAACGCGAGACAATTTCGTCGAAAGTGAAATTCGTCCGGCGTGTGGTCCGAAGTGCGAGAAAGTGCATTAACGATTCAGGGGAAACCGATTATTTGTTCCAGTCCGTTCCCCGAGGTTTTCCTCGAGGCTGCCACCCGCGAACGTCACGAACTAAAAATCACAGAACCGATACCCGGCGAACGATTCCGTCGATTTCTTGCCGGCGACTCACGCTCGACGCGGAACGAATCGGCGAGCGCGTTTACGTGGACGCGTCCGACAGCGAGACGAATCTATTCGCGTTTCTTTCTCGAAACGCGTGTCACGATGACTGTGATCTAACGATGCACGATTGTCCACGATAAAAGTTACAATTCCGTCAAACAAAAGGATTCTTCTTTCCCAGCAACacttcttttttcctcctcgAAACTAGAAACACTGAACACGTTCTCGTTATCGGGCTTGCGAAAAATACGGTCACCGCGATAAACCCGCGAGACCCGTCGCGTTCGAGACGTGGCTGACGGTAGTTCCGCGACGAATTAATCGTCGAACTGGAATCGGCGACGGCACGTCGTCGCGTTTCGTTGCAGCTGCGTCGTTCGATCAGGTAAACAAACAACGTGTCGGGAGAAACTGAAACGATCGTCCTTGCCCATTGTCCGTGAACAGGCAACGATGCGTGAGTGCGTGAGTGCCCGTGTGTGCGTTGCTACAC
Coding sequences:
- the chb gene encoding CLIP-associating protein isoform X5, which translates into the protein MAVNPRDMDGFMPLLSTTDIKKKLTVGCLLYNYLSDPTKSIECQDIGQFIDNIIPWLSNGNPKVVQNGLEVLTFLADRMGHDFKPYVSSIIQPTIDRLGDSKDVTREKAQLVLLKIMEKGCMSPQQLLDRLRPAFTHKNAKLREEALILLTTTLNEHGADEMILSGVIPSIVKLLSDPSEKVRETAMNTLADIYRHVGERLRVDLQRKHNVPQAKLLLLIEKFDQLKAAGDLLPLAMSSDVGKSTDETDRAIKSAPVKRSTIPPKRGQFGPAKAPPSAIAQPGNTLQTVPRAATVKRNVSIKSAAGQAGAVDEETFLTAFEDVPSVNLFSAKDLDEQMKVIKENVGDDKKDWKQRTESMKKLRSIVIAGGINYENFIECLKSMQRSFEVACTDLRSQVVREACITLAFLSQHLKNKFASFGETVLLTLMNLIQNSAKVVATAGAVAVRFILQNTHCNRYVPIITSCLSNKSKDIRRASCEYLNLILQTWPTQILQKHVQILQDTIKKGIADSDSEARAFARKSYWAFKDHFPEQAEALLNSLDTAYKRSLMSLSNSGSINSLNVVTRSASVSPRTARPAMSATGSTENLHQTAGQPHGPLRRTPSLPRSYRQSGIPVLQRPTDSHYRGTPGVRSTSAIDLQAAQRAKARMMYANISRQKASLPRPSKSPDTTAVASPERTARTRTRMSGVSQSQPSSRSGSPSSRLSYATYNREGESLIARPRRLSGHGIRSTGNSREPSPQRFGMDRSFASKIRGRSLHMSPTDRPQSRPVMAQKMLQQSREAESALADALTFDNIDSYTRTPRGKGDHSDDSETSSICSERSMDSFRRPNDDIKEIIENCAHKHWGDRKEGLVGLQHFLSNGNTLTATELRKVTDIFTKMFMDSHTKVFSLFLDTLNELVATHSEDLGDWLYVLCARLLNKLGTDLLGSIQAKIHKTLDVVRECFPGEQLLPAVMRYLTDPTQTPNSRVKIATLTFITQIAETAEPSALINSAGTALARLLDWSNDVKSQDVRRHAQNAVISLYNLNPPKVTMILSELPKYYQEAALPLVQNHLRKSSGSSNPASPGTPPPRAQSSPARSKVKEELLVKIDNADENLEEVYNIPHRSLRRTTAEIQNYGFERLERATTSKDSGISNMADVEEKMEGLTLCNSGRSSSVSSPTQRGRSVTNITVNGSSDTIAGDLILPQENNGYKAHTGSSPDSSKRPEVLDNMIKTLQSKMTQIEEKVLALQEFQLYVREGDPAYIKQHFKKLLKTLLDSLTNDSKKMQGEVLQTLIDMLKCPELVDSFSVYPELLVLKVINAYKLDDQKQDSSGSSSNTRSPVHWMAEKCAATIAMVLKPEQIIHLVSTIITTEPYPLNMGAIKMLHKVVEHWGRDAIEPHLSKVMPGLIKAYDDNESAVRKSAVFCMVAIHLAVGEEVLKPHLSCLYTSKLKLLNIYIQRAQQANSQPASPRSNSKN
- the chb gene encoding CLIP-associating protein isoform X9 — protein: MNDAGVIVSSGHRCLHRGLKKYPSIDHKIWDPSSRWILQWDNIVKHPGARARGCHCDIHKPPWLYPDLVGKSTDETDRAIKSAPVKRSTIPPKRGQFGPAKAPPSAIGQAGAVDEETFLTAFEDVPSVNLFSAKDLDEQMKVIKENVGDDKKDWKQRTESMKKLRSIVIAGGINYENFIECLKSMQRSFEVACTDLRSQVVREACITLAFLSQHLKNKFASFGETVLLTLMNLIQNSAKVVATAGAVAVRFILQNTHCNRYVPIITSCLSNKSKDIRRASCEYLNLILQTWPTQILQKHVQILQDTIKKGIADSDSEARAFARKSYWAFKDHFPEQAEALLNSLDTAYKRSLMSLSNSGSINSLNVVTRSASVSPRTARPAMSATGSTENLHQTAGQPHGPLRRTPSLPRSYRQSGIPVLQRPTDSHYRGTPGVRSTSAIDLQAAQRAKARMMYANISRQKASLPRPSKSPDTTAVASPERTARTRTRMSGVSQSQPSSRSGSPSSRLSYATYNREGESLIARPRRLSGHGIRSTGNSREPSPQRFGMDRSFASKIRGRSLHMSPTDRPQSRPVMAQKMLQQSREAESALADALTFDNIDSYTRTPRGKGDHSDDSETSSICSERSMDSFRRPNDSFSWSGSQQRLYRDMWDQSIPKDIKEIIENCAHKHWGDRKEGLVGLQHFLSNGNTLTATELRKVTDIFTKMFMDSHTKVFSLFLDTLNELVATHSEDLGDWLYVLCARLLNKLGTDLLGSIQAKIHKTLDVVRECFPGEQLLPAVMRYLTDPTQTPNSRVKIATLTFITQIAETAEPSALINSAGTALARLLDWSNDVKSQDVRRHAQNAVISLYNLNPPKVTMILSELPKYYQEAALPLVQNHLRKSSGSSNPASPGTPPPRAQSSPARSKVKEELLVKIDNADENLEEVYNIPHRSLRRTTAEIQNYGFERLERATTSKDSGISNMADVEEKMEGLTLCNSGRSSSVSSPTQRGRSVTNITVNGSSDTIAGDLILPQENNGYKAHTGSSPDSSKRPEVLDNMIKTLQSKMTQIEEKVLALQEFQLYVREGDPAYIKQHFKKLLKTLLDSLTNDSKKMQGEVLQTLIDMLKCPELVDSFSVYPELLVLKVINAYKLDDQKQDSSGSSSNTRSPVHWMAEKCAATIAMVLKPEQIIHLVSTIITTEPYPLNMGAIKMLHKVVEHWGRDAIEPHLSKVMPGLIKAYDDNESAVRKSAVFCMVAIHLAVGEEVLKPHLSCLYTSKLKLLNIYIQRAQQANSQPASPRSNSKN